GGCAGGATTTGTTTTTTTGATGAATATCTCTATGATCTGCACCAAAGCAGCGATCACCAGGATGAATATCAATATTTGAAGGAATTCAACGTGCCACATGATCAAAAGCAAGTTCAAAAACCATGTAACAATGCTGGCCACCACCATAACGAATATGACACCCATCGACATGCCAACAGCGGTATCCATGCTTTTCGAAACTCCAAAGAATGGACATAATCCCAAAAACCTTGAGAGCAAGAAATTGTTTACCAGCATTGCCGCAAAGAGGATCGCGAAGAGTTTAGCTGCTTCCATTCAGATCACCCCTTACTCTTTTTAAGTGCCTTTTTTCTCGTATTTCCTATATGTTTAAACAAAGCCATGTACAATCCTATAACGAGAAAGGCACCTGGTGGCAGCATCATAACGAACATGCCGTACGTTTTTGGCCATATTCTTATTCCAAATATCGTTCCCACTGACAAAAGTTCTCTTGTTATTCCCAAAAGTAGAATGGCTCCTATGAAGCCAAATCCCATTCCAACTCCATCTAAAAAAGATTTCCATATGCCATTCTTCGATGCAAAAGCCTCTGCACGTCCCATTATTATACAGTTAACGACTATAAGTGGGATGTAGAGACCCAAATTTGTCCAGAGTTGATAAGTATAGCCGTGCATCAAAAGATTTACGATGGTAACAAAAGAAGCAATTACCGAAATATAAGCCGGTATTCTCACTTCGTTAGGTATCAGTTTTCTCAAAGCTGAGATGAATATGTTGGAAAGGATAAGGACACCCATGGTGGCCAATCCCATTCCCAACGCGTTTTCAGCATTTGTTGACGTTGCTAACGTTGGGCAAAGCCCCAACACTTGGGAAAAAGTTGGATTTTGTCTTACAAAGCCGGCTGTAAAAGCCGAAAGAGAGGAAGAATCATTCGTTTCACTCATCATCTCGCCTCCTTTTCAAGAAAGGCATACATCGCATTCAACGTACTGACAACTGCACGAGGCGTTATCGTTGCTCCGGTCATCACATCGCTCGTCACAACCACACCTTTCGACTTAAAATAGTTCAATTTATCTTTATAGTCAGGTGGAAGAGGATAAAGGTTGGCGTCTTTGTTAACCTTCACACCGTTTTCAAACCCGCTGTTTGGAATGGAATAAAACCTCTGTCTTACCTGCGGTTCGTTTATCTTAGCGCCTAGTCCCGGTGTTTCGTTAGAATAGTCTATCACTCTTATGGCATTCTCATAAAAGCCATCTTTTTTCTTTTCAAACGCCGCAACCGTCACCACTCTACCGCCGAAGCCTATTCCATATCCAAGCAAAACGTAAACAGGTTTTCCGTTCTTTGACTTGAAAAGGTAAGCGGGGGACAAAACGTATCCTTTTACCTTTTGATCACTGTATAATATTCCTGAAGGATCAGATTTCCATATTTTTGCTTTCAATTGAGACAAGGTTTTCGGAATCTCGTTTTCATCTATCAAGAGCTTGCCCGTATTCGGGTCGGTTAAAACCGCCTTTATGGCCGTCAATTTCGCTTCCAAATCCGACTTCGCTATGGGCTGCTTTGTTACAAGATAAACGGCTGAAAGGATTACAGCAATGGCCACCATTAAAACTGTTAAAAGTAATGCTGTTTTCAAATATTTACCCATTTTTTCTCACCTCCCCAAAAACTTTGGGTCGGCTAATTTGATCGATAAAGGGTACCAGGGAGTTCATGAGAAGTATTGCAAAATTCACCCCTTCTGGGTAAGATCCGACATACCGAATCAAAACTGTTATAACTCCACAACCCAGTCCAAATATCCATTTTCCCTTCGATGTGATTGGACTCGTCACGGGATCAGTAGCCATGAACAGGGCACCCAACATGACTCCGCCTATCAAAATAGCGGTAGTTGGATCCGGGTAAGCACTTGGGTTGATGAACCAATAGATGGCTGAAATTCCAAAAGTGGTTCCTATGTACGCGATCGGTATTTCATAGGAAACGATGCCTTTCCACCACAAATACAAAAAGCCGGCTATCAAAGCCAGAGCGCTCATTTCACCCGCAGAACCAGGAATATTTCCAAAAAAAGCGTTTTGCATAAGGTGAGGGAAAACAGAATTTGCTTCCGCCATGCCGTGCATTTTTATAACTCC
This DNA window, taken from Mesoaciditoga lauensis cd-1655R = DSM 25116, encodes the following:
- a CDS encoding RnfABCDGE type electron transport complex subunit G produces the protein MGKYLKTALLLTVLMVAIAVILSAVYLVTKQPIAKSDLEAKLTAIKAVLTDPNTGKLLIDENEIPKTLSQLKAKIWKSDPSGILYSDQKVKGYVLSPAYLFKSKNGKPVYVLLGYGIGFGGRVVTVAAFEKKKDGFYENAIRVIDYSNETPGLGAKINEPQVRQRFYSIPNSGFENGVKVNKDANLYPLPPDYKDKLNYFKSKGVVVTSDVMTGATITPRAVVSTLNAMYAFLEKEAR
- a CDS encoding RnfABCDGE type electron transport complex subunit D; this encodes MKFTLGPAPHIHDNISTRKIMIDVLIALAPAGILAVLMWGWYMLLIEVGSMILAEALEFFTMRYMRKKKDFLPDGSAAVTGLLLAMNVPAGISWWMMGIGVFVAIMIGKEVFGGIGSNPFNPALVGRIFMYISFPAAMTAWPKVNWFHFSQSAFSLQTTATPLGVIKMHGMAEANSVFPHLMQNAFFGNIPGSAGEMSALALIAGFLYLWWKGIVSYEIPIAYIGTTFGISAIYWFINPSAYPDPTTAILIGGVMLGALFMATDPVTSPITSKGKWIFGLGCGVITVLIRYVGSYPEGVNFAILLMNSLVPFIDQISRPKVFGEVRKNG
- a CDS encoding electron transport complex protein RnfA; this translates as MEAAKLFAILFAAMLVNNFLLSRFLGLCPFFGVSKSMDTAVGMSMGVIFVMVVASIVTWFLNLLLIMWHVEFLQILIFILVIAALVQIIEIFIKKTNPALYSALGIYLPLITTNCAILGLALINVQHNYTLMETIFNSVGSSLGYSMALILFSSLRVKLDVEELPAAFDGTPAAFITAFILSMSFMAFTGMIKV
- the rsxE gene encoding electron transport complex subunit RsxE translates to MSETNDSSSLSAFTAGFVRQNPTFSQVLGLCPTLATSTNAENALGMGLATMGVLILSNIFISALRKLIPNEVRIPAYISVIASFVTIVNLLMHGYTYQLWTNLGLYIPLIVVNCIIMGRAEAFASKNGIWKSFLDGVGMGFGFIGAILLLGITRELLSVGTIFGIRIWPKTYGMFVMMLPPGAFLVIGLYMALFKHIGNTRKKALKKSKG